One stretch of Magnetospirillum sp. WYHS-4 DNA includes these proteins:
- a CDS encoding response regulator — protein sequence MKRALIVDDNPFHVSLMHEILTALNFKVAIRDDPDGVVEQVIAEPPDLLVMDVRLPGISGLRLVRRIKDTEGLGALPVLVVTALPFKEDDSDIRDSGADAFLEKPFDPAAFIMKVRELVA from the coding sequence GTGAAACGGGCATTGATCGTCGACGACAATCCTTTCCACGTCAGTCTCATGCACGAGATCCTGACGGCGCTGAATTTCAAGGTGGCGATTCGCGACGACCCCGACGGGGTCGTCGAACAGGTCATCGCCGAGCCGCCCGATCTCCTGGTGATGGATGTCCGCCTGCCGGGCATTTCCGGCCTGCGCCTCGTTCGCCGGATCAAGGACACGGAAGGCCTGGGGGCGCTGCCCGTCCTGGTCGTGACGGCCCTTCCCTTCAAGGAGGACGATTCGGACATTCGCGACTCGGGCGCCGACGCCTTCCTGGAAAAGCCTTTCGATCCGGCCGCCTTCATCATGAAGGTGCGTGAACTGGTGGCCTGA
- a CDS encoding acetyl-CoA C-acetyltransferase: MTHVVIAGAARTAIGAFSGGLSALPAAELGRAAIVEALKRAKVEAQDVSEAIMGQILAAGGGQNPARQAAIGAGIPNEKTAYGINQLCGSGLRTVALGMQSILLGDASIVVAGGMESMSQSSHCLHMRNGTKMGTAELVDTMIKDGLWDAFNGYHMGNTAENVARKWQLTRDEQDAFAANSQQKAEAAQKTGRFKDEIVPVVIKGRKGDTTIDTDEHPKHGTTVESLAKLRPAFDKEGTVTAGNASGINDGAAALVLMTDAEAAKRGIEPLARIVSWATCGVDPAIMGTGPIPSSRAALQKAGWSVADLDLIEANEAFAAQALAVNKDMGWDVDKVNVNGGAIALGHPIGASGARVLVTLLHEMKKRDAKKGLATLCIGGGMGIAMCVARD; the protein is encoded by the coding sequence ATGACCCATGTCGTCATCGCGGGCGCCGCCCGTACCGCTATCGGCGCCTTCAGCGGCGGCCTTTCCGCATTGCCCGCCGCCGAACTGGGCCGCGCCGCCATCGTCGAGGCACTGAAGCGCGCGAAGGTCGAAGCGCAGGACGTCTCCGAAGCCATCATGGGCCAGATCCTCGCGGCCGGCGGTGGACAGAACCCGGCTCGCCAAGCCGCCATCGGCGCCGGCATCCCCAATGAGAAGACGGCCTACGGCATCAACCAGCTTTGCGGTTCGGGGCTGCGGACGGTGGCGCTCGGGATGCAGTCGATCCTGCTGGGCGACGCTTCCATCGTCGTGGCCGGCGGCATGGAAAGCATGAGCCAGTCGTCCCATTGCCTGCACATGCGCAACGGCACCAAGATGGGGACGGCCGAATTGGTGGACACCATGATCAAGGACGGTCTGTGGGACGCCTTCAACGGCTACCACATGGGCAATACCGCCGAGAACGTGGCCCGCAAGTGGCAGTTGACCCGCGACGAGCAGGACGCCTTTGCCGCCAACTCCCAGCAGAAGGCGGAAGCCGCCCAGAAGACCGGCCGCTTCAAGGACGAGATCGTCCCGGTGGTCATCAAGGGCCGCAAGGGCGACACGACGATCGACACCGATGAGCATCCCAAGCATGGCACCACCGTCGAATCCCTGGCCAAGCTGCGCCCGGCCTTCGACAAGGAAGGCACGGTGACCGCCGGCAACGCGTCCGGTATCAACGACGGTGCGGCGGCCCTGGTCCTGATGACCGACGCCGAGGCCGCCAAGCGCGGCATCGAGCCCCTGGCCCGCATCGTTTCCTGGGCCACCTGCGGCGTCGATCCGGCGATCATGGGCACCGGCCCCATTCCGTCCAGCCGGGCCGCCTTGCAGAAGGCCGGCTGGTCGGTGGCCGACCTGGACCTGATCGAGGCCAACGAGGCTTTCGCCGCCCAGGCATTGGCGGTCAACAAGGACATGGGCTGGGATGTGGACAAGGTGAACGTCAACGGCGGCGCCATCGCGCTCGGGCATCCCATCGGCGCCTCGGGCGCCCGCGTCCTGGTGACTCTGCTCCATGAAATGAAGAAGCGCGACGCCAAGAAGGGCTTGGCGACGCTTTGCATCGGCGGCGGCATGGGTATCGCCATGTGCGTGGCCCGCGACTGA
- the rplT gene encoding 50S ribosomal protein L20, translated as MARVKRGVTAHARHKKVLDRAAGYRGRSHSSFRIAIEKVEKGLQYAFRDRRAKKRNFRALWIQRINAGVREHGMTYSQFINGLGKAGIELDRKVLSDLATREPEAFKSLVDQAQAALAKTA; from the coding sequence ATGGCCCGCGTCAAGAGGGGCGTTACCGCCCACGCCCGCCACAAGAAGGTCCTGGATCGCGCCGCCGGTTACCGCGGCCGCTCCCACAGTTCCTTCCGTATCGCCATCGAGAAGGTCGAGAAGGGCTTGCAGTATGCCTTTCGCGACCGCCGCGCCAAGAAGCGCAATTTCCGCGCCCTGTGGATCCAGCGCATCAACGCCGGCGTTCGCGAGCACGGCATGACCTATTCGCAGTTCATCAACGGACTCGGCAAGGCCGGCATCGAACTGGACCGCAAGGTCCTGTCCGATCTCGCCACCCGCGAGCCCGAGGCGTTCAAGAGCCTGGTCGACCAAGCCCAGGCCGCTCTCGCCAAGACCGCGTAA
- a CDS encoding M23 family metallopeptidase, which produces MIYRGMAAGAALLAVYLLSAQPPEPLTSASLPEASFETAAGTPAAAPLLPVKSEPLRMDMALAPISLGNPVAAATLNTHTPAMPRDDMTGAVAASGPYAVVVRPQRGDTLGDLFEEAGVPTAEAHAAIAAMSRSFSPRRLQTGQEITLTFAPPKDGAEYGRFLGFSLYPEWDHMVRVWREGDEFKSAKEKRLLTHGLARVEGVIENSLYEAAVEAGVPASVLVEMIRLFSWDVDFQREIQPGDSFELMYEQAFDKTGTLVRNGRILAAAMILSDERRSMYLFETPDGPEYFDQKGRGARKALLRTPIDGAKLTSSFGKRKHPILGYTKMHKGVDFGAATGTPIYAAGEGTVEKAGWEGGYGNYVRLHHTDNYSTVYGHMSRIGKGIAVGRRVRQGEIIGYVGSTGRSTGPHLHYEIMVKNQHVNPMTVKMPSGRKLEGKELTRFMAVKTEHDQRYAALAQETVIASNGKR; this is translated from the coding sequence ATGATCTATAGAGGCATGGCTGCCGGCGCGGCGCTATTGGCCGTTTATCTGCTTTCGGCTCAGCCCCCCGAGCCCCTCACGTCCGCGTCCCTTCCCGAGGCTTCTTTCGAGACCGCGGCCGGCACGCCTGCCGCCGCGCCCCTCCTGCCCGTCAAGTCCGAGCCCCTGCGTATGGATATGGCCCTCGCGCCGATTTCGCTCGGCAATCCGGTGGCCGCTGCGACCCTGAACACCCATACACCGGCCATGCCGCGCGACGACATGACGGGCGCCGTCGCCGCTTCCGGCCCCTACGCGGTCGTGGTTCGCCCGCAGCGCGGCGACACTCTGGGCGACCTGTTCGAGGAAGCCGGCGTCCCGACTGCCGAGGCCCACGCCGCCATCGCCGCCATGAGCCGGTCCTTCAGCCCGCGCCGCCTTCAGACCGGGCAGGAAATCACCCTGACCTTCGCCCCCCCCAAGGACGGCGCGGAATACGGCCGCTTCCTGGGATTCTCGCTCTATCCCGAGTGGGATCACATGGTCCGCGTCTGGCGCGAGGGCGATGAGTTCAAGTCGGCCAAGGAGAAGCGGCTGCTGACCCATGGCTTGGCTCGCGTCGAGGGTGTCATCGAGAACAGCCTCTACGAAGCCGCCGTCGAAGCCGGCGTGCCAGCCTCGGTGCTGGTCGAAATGATCCGCCTGTTCTCCTGGGACGTCGACTTCCAGCGCGAAATCCAGCCTGGCGATTCCTTCGAGTTGATGTACGAGCAGGCCTTCGACAAGACCGGCACCCTGGTGCGCAACGGCCGCATCCTGGCCGCCGCCATGATCCTCAGCGACGAACGCCGTTCCATGTATCTGTTCGAGACTCCGGACGGTCCGGAATACTTCGACCAGAAAGGTCGCGGTGCTCGCAAGGCTCTGCTGCGCACGCCCATCGACGGCGCCAAGCTGACCTCCAGCTTCGGGAAGCGCAAGCATCCGATCCTGGGCTACACCAAGATGCACAAAGGCGTCGACTTCGGCGCCGCCACCGGCACCCCCATCTACGCGGCCGGCGAAGGCACCGTGGAAAAGGCGGGTTGGGAAGGCGGCTACGGCAACTACGTCCGCCTGCACCACACCGATAACTATTCCACCGTTTACGGCCACATGAGCCGCATCGGCAAGGGCATCGCCGTCGGGCGCCGGGTGCGCCAGGGCGAGATCATCGGCTACGTGGGCTCGACGGGCCGGTCCACCGGACCGCACCTGCACTACGAGATCATGGTCAAGAACCAGCACGTCAACCCGATGACCGTGAAGATGCCGTCGGGCCGCAAGCTGGAGGGCAAGGAACTGACGCGCTTCATGGCCGTCAAGACCGAACACGACCAGCGCTATGCCGCCCTGGCCCAGGAAACCGTCATCGCCAGTAACGGCAAGCGCTGA
- the pheT gene encoding phenylalanine--tRNA ligase subunit beta, which translates to MKFTLNWLKEHLETDASVERVCETLTMIGLELEGMVDRAKGLEGFVVAHVLEALRHPDAEKLQICKVDVGHTVHEVVCGAPNARAGMKGVFASEGMYIPGIDTVLKKAKIRGVESCGMLLSEREMGLSDEHKGIVELPADAPIGARAVDIMGLADPVIDIAITPNRGDCLGVRGIARDLAATGIGTLKPLKAEPVKGTFPSPRRVHLDLDGARKEACPYFVGRVFRGVKNGPSPKWLQDRLLAVGLRPISALVDITNLMTLEYGRPLHVFDLAKVKGDIHVRMARPGEKLLALNGKEYELDGEMTVIADDHDAEAVAGIIGGERTGCTEATTEVFLETAWFDPIRTAQTGRKLLAMTDARYRFERAVDPAFLMDGAEIASRLILDLCGGEASDLVIAGAEPAWRRSLHLRGDRVKTLGGVDLPAAEQERILRVLGFAPVGKGDGFDVGVPSWRSDIVGEACLVEEIVRINGYGAIPVTPLPRDSVLPAAALNPSQRRRAFVRRVLAGRGLVEAVTYSFLPSAQADLFGGVPDCLRLVNPISADLDVMRPSLLPNLIAAAGRNADRGFADAALFEVGPQFKGDSIDDQMMVAAGLRAGRCHPKHWAAALRPVDVFDAKADALAVLAAAQAPVDSLQTGTEVPAWYHPGRSGALRLGPKAILARFGEIHPRVLKAMGVDGPVAAFEVFLDALPTPKSKGSAKPHLTLSAFQPLERDFAFVVDETVTAETVVRAARGADRQLISDVRVFDRFKGGGLGEGKKSLAITVVLQPADKTLTDAEIEAVSGKIVAAVQKATGGVLRG; encoded by the coding sequence ATGAAATTCACGTTGAACTGGCTCAAGGAGCATCTGGAAACCGACGCCTCGGTGGAGCGCGTCTGCGAGACGCTCACCATGATCGGCCTGGAGCTCGAGGGCATGGTCGACCGGGCCAAGGGGCTGGAAGGCTTCGTGGTCGCCCATGTGCTGGAGGCGCTGCGCCATCCCGACGCCGAGAAGCTGCAGATCTGCAAGGTCGACGTCGGCCATACGGTCCACGAGGTGGTCTGCGGCGCCCCCAACGCCCGCGCCGGCATGAAGGGAGTGTTCGCGTCAGAGGGCATGTACATCCCCGGCATCGATACGGTGCTGAAGAAGGCCAAGATCCGCGGCGTGGAAAGCTGCGGCATGCTGCTGTCCGAGCGCGAGATGGGCCTGTCCGACGAGCACAAGGGCATCGTCGAACTGCCGGCCGACGCCCCCATCGGAGCGCGGGCCGTCGATATCATGGGCTTGGCCGATCCGGTCATCGACATCGCCATCACCCCCAACCGGGGCGACTGTCTGGGCGTGCGCGGTATCGCCCGCGACCTGGCGGCCACCGGCATAGGGACGCTGAAGCCCCTCAAGGCGGAGCCGGTCAAGGGAACCTTCCCCAGCCCGCGCCGGGTCCATCTGGACCTGGACGGCGCGCGCAAGGAGGCCTGCCCCTATTTCGTCGGCCGCGTCTTCCGGGGCGTCAAGAATGGCCCGAGCCCCAAGTGGCTCCAGGACCGCCTGCTGGCCGTGGGGCTGCGTCCCATCTCGGCCCTGGTGGACATCACCAACCTGATGACCCTGGAATACGGCCGGCCGCTGCATGTCTTCGACCTGGCCAAGGTGAAGGGGGACATCCACGTCCGCATGGCCCGCCCCGGCGAGAAGCTGCTGGCCCTGAACGGCAAGGAATACGAACTGGACGGCGAGATGACGGTGATCGCCGACGACCATGACGCCGAGGCCGTGGCCGGCATCATCGGCGGCGAACGCACCGGCTGCACCGAGGCGACCACCGAGGTCTTCCTGGAAACCGCCTGGTTCGATCCCATCCGCACCGCCCAGACGGGCCGCAAGCTGCTGGCGATGACCGACGCCCGCTACCGCTTCGAGCGCGCCGTCGATCCCGCCTTCCTGATGGACGGGGCCGAGATCGCCAGCCGGTTGATCCTGGACCTCTGCGGCGGGGAGGCCTCCGACCTGGTGATCGCCGGGGCGGAGCCGGCCTGGCGGCGCAGCCTCCATCTGCGCGGCGACCGGGTGAAGACCTTGGGCGGCGTCGATCTGCCGGCCGCCGAGCAGGAACGCATCCTGCGGGTCCTCGGCTTCGCTCCCGTCGGCAAGGGCGACGGTTTCGACGTGGGCGTGCCTTCCTGGCGCTCCGACATCGTCGGCGAGGCCTGCCTGGTCGAGGAAATCGTCCGTATCAACGGCTATGGGGCGATCCCGGTGACGCCGCTGCCGCGCGACAGCGTCCTCCCCGCCGCCGCCCTCAATCCGTCCCAGCGCCGCCGCGCCTTCGTGCGGCGGGTCCTGGCCGGTCGGGGCCTGGTGGAGGCCGTGACCTATTCCTTCCTGCCGTCGGCCCAGGCCGACCTGTTCGGCGGCGTGCCGGACTGTTTGCGCCTGGTCAATCCGATCAGCGCCGACCTGGACGTCATGCGGCCGTCCCTGTTGCCGAACCTTATCGCGGCAGCCGGGCGCAACGCCGACCGTGGCTTCGCCGATGCCGCCCTGTTCGAGGTGGGACCCCAGTTCAAGGGCGATTCCATCGACGACCAGATGATGGTCGCGGCGGGCCTGCGAGCCGGCCGCTGTCATCCCAAGCACTGGGCGGCCGCTCTCCGTCCGGTCGATGTCTTCGATGCCAAGGCCGACGCCCTGGCGGTGCTGGCTGCAGCCCAGGCGCCGGTTGACAGCCTGCAGACGGGCACCGAGGTCCCGGCCTGGTACCATCCCGGCCGCTCCGGCGCGCTGCGCCTGGGCCCCAAGGCCATTCTCGCCCGCTTCGGCGAGATCCATCCGCGGGTGCTGAAGGCGATGGGCGTCGACGGCCCCGTCGCGGCCTTCGAAGTCTTCCTCGATGCCCTGCCGACGCCCAAGTCCAAGGGCTCGGCCAAGCCGCACCTGACCCTGTCGGCCTTCCAGCCCCTCGAACGGGACTTCGCCTTCGTGGTGGACGAGACCGTCACGGCCGAAACGGTGGTGCGGGCGGCGCGCGGCGCCGACAGGCAACTGATTTCCGATGTCCGGGTGTTCGACCGGTTCAAGGGGGGCGGCCTGGGCGAAGGTAAGAAGTCGCTGGCCATCACCGTGGTGCTCCAGCCCGCCGACAAGACGCTTACCGATGCCGAGATCGAAGCGGTGTCGGGAAAGATCGTCGCCGCCGTCCAGAAGGCCACGGGTGGGGTTCTGCGGGGCTGA
- the budA gene encoding acetolactate decarboxylase has product MQKGSLRPLAVLVLALFAQQPAFAGPEVFQVSTLAALMAGVYDGEVTVGELRRRGDLGLGTFNRLDGEMAVIDGRVFQVKITGEVLEADDSLRIPFAQVTAFRPQTTLTLDRGLDLPGLERALDARVANPSRIQAARIEGRFAAIRTRSVAAQAQPYRPLTEIIPKEQAVFDETMAEGSLIGFRFPAQAAGVNVPGWHFHFLTADRKRGGHVLALALDGGTAALEEISELRIALPGGIGTRTSATPYDPKKQATGTDR; this is encoded by the coding sequence ATGCAAAAAGGTTCCCTTCGCCCACTGGCCGTTCTTGTCCTTGCCCTGTTCGCCCAGCAGCCGGCCTTCGCCGGGCCCGAGGTCTTTCAGGTCTCCACCCTTGCCGCCCTGATGGCCGGAGTCTACGACGGCGAGGTGACGGTCGGCGAGTTGCGGCGGCGGGGCGACCTGGGACTCGGAACCTTCAACCGTCTCGATGGCGAGATGGCGGTGATTGACGGCCGCGTCTTCCAGGTCAAGATCACCGGCGAAGTCCTCGAAGCGGACGACAGCCTCCGGATACCCTTCGCCCAGGTCACCGCCTTCCGGCCGCAAACCACCTTAACCCTCGACCGGGGTCTGGATCTGCCGGGCCTGGAAAGGGCTTTGGACGCTCGCGTTGCCAATCCGTCGCGCATCCAGGCGGCACGCATCGAGGGGCGCTTCGCCGCCATTCGGACGCGGAGCGTGGCGGCCCAGGCCCAGCCCTATCGGCCGCTTACCGAGATCATCCCCAAGGAACAGGCGGTTTTCGATGAGACCATGGCGGAAGGCAGCCTGATCGGCTTCCGCTTTCCCGCCCAGGCGGCGGGCGTCAACGTGCCCGGCTGGCATTTCCACTTTCTGACGGCGGATCGCAAGCGGGGTGGCCACGTGCTGGCGCTGGCGCTGGACGGCGGGACGGCGGCGCTGGAGGAAATCTCCGAACTGCGAATCGCCCTACCGGGTGGAATCGGGACGCGGACTTCCGCCACGCCCTACGATCCCAAGAAGCAGGCAACCGGCACCGACCGTTGA
- the rpmI gene encoding 50S ribosomal protein L35, with the protein MPKMKTKSGAKKRFRFTATGKVKAAVAYKRHNLRKRSQQMKRKARGTFVLRDGDARLVKSYMPYA; encoded by the coding sequence ATGCCCAAGATGAAGACCAAGTCCGGGGCCAAGAAGCGGTTCCGGTTTACCGCGACCGGCAAGGTTAAGGCGGCGGTGGCCTACAAGCGCCACAACCTCCGCAAGCGTTCGCAGCAGATGAAGCGCAAGGCCCGCGGCACGTTCGTGCTCCGCGACGGCGACGCGCGCCTCGTCAAGTCTTACATGCCTTACGCCTGA
- the pheS gene encoding phenylalanine--tRNA ligase subunit alpha, with amino-acid sequence MIDLDPIRKDALARVAGAATLDEIEAARVALVGKKGSVSELMKALGTLAPEERKAAGQAFNALKDEVAAALDARKADLAEADLDRRLVAERVDVTLPARPEGEGRIHPISQTIDEAIAIFGEMGFVVAEGPDIEEDWYNFTALNIPPDHPARQEHDTFYLPGERNGNRQVLRTHTSPVQVRTMQKQKPPIRIIVPGRTYRCDYDATHSPMFHQVEGLVVDEAAHMGHLKGCLIEFCRAFFGVDDLPVRFRPSYFPFTEPSAEVDIGCTREGGKFRIGHGDDWLEILGCGMVNPKVLENCGIDSTKYQGFAFGMGLERIAMLKYGIPDLRTFFESDLRWLKHYGFAALDVPSLVRGAGA; translated from the coding sequence ATGATCGATCTGGACCCGATCCGCAAGGACGCCCTGGCCCGCGTGGCCGGTGCCGCCACGCTGGACGAGATCGAGGCGGCCCGCGTCGCCCTGGTGGGCAAGAAGGGCAGCGTCAGCGAACTGATGAAGGCCCTGGGGACCCTCGCACCCGAAGAGCGCAAGGCCGCCGGCCAGGCCTTCAATGCCTTGAAGGACGAAGTCGCCGCCGCCCTGGACGCCCGTAAGGCCGACTTGGCGGAGGCCGACCTGGACCGCCGGCTGGTGGCCGAGCGCGTCGACGTCACCCTGCCTGCCCGTCCGGAAGGGGAAGGCCGCATCCATCCGATCAGTCAGACCATCGACGAGGCGATCGCCATCTTCGGCGAGATGGGCTTCGTGGTCGCCGAAGGGCCGGATATCGAAGAGGACTGGTACAACTTCACCGCCCTCAACATCCCTCCAGACCATCCGGCCCGCCAGGAGCACGACACCTTCTACCTGCCCGGCGAGCGCAACGGGAACCGCCAAGTGCTGCGCACCCACACCTCGCCGGTGCAGGTGCGGACCATGCAGAAGCAGAAGCCGCCGATCCGCATCATCGTGCCGGGGCGTACCTATCGCTGCGACTACGACGCCACCCATTCGCCCATGTTCCATCAGGTGGAAGGCCTGGTGGTCGACGAGGCCGCCCACATGGGGCACCTGAAGGGATGCCTGATCGAGTTCTGCCGGGCCTTCTTCGGCGTCGACGACCTGCCGGTGCGTTTCCGCCCCAGCTACTTCCCCTTCACCGAACCGTCCGCCGAGGTGGACATCGGCTGCACCCGCGAAGGCGGCAAGTTCCGCATCGGCCACGGCGACGACTGGCTGGAGATTCTGGGCTGCGGCATGGTGAACCCCAAGGTGCTGGAAAACTGCGGCATCGATTCCACCAAGTACCAGGGCTTCGCCTTCGGCATGGGGCTGGAGCGCATCGCGATGCTGAAGTATGGCATTCCCGATCTTCGCACCTTCTTCGAATCCGACCTCCGGTGGCTGAAGCACTACGGCTTCGCGGCCCTGGACGTTCCTAGCCTGGTAAGAGGGGCCGGCGCATGA
- the phbB gene encoding acetoacetyl-CoA reductase, which yields MEHHRQALVTGGTRGIGREICMELKEEGYRVIANYGGNDKAAQQFHEETGIPAYKFDVGDFKAVMDTMATIVHEHGPIDILVNNAGITRDGTLMKMSHDDWDAVIRTNLTSCFNMAKAVFPGMKDRRFGRIVNIGSVNGQMGQYGQVNYAAAKSGIHGFTKALAQEGARFNITVNAVAPGYVDTEMVRAVPAEVLQKIVAKVPTGRLGRAQDISRAVLFLVDEDADFLTGSTVSVNGGYHMY from the coding sequence ATGGAACATCATCGCCAAGCGCTGGTGACCGGCGGAACGCGCGGCATCGGGCGCGAGATCTGCATGGAACTGAAGGAGGAAGGCTACCGGGTGATCGCCAACTACGGCGGCAACGACAAGGCGGCCCAGCAGTTCCACGAGGAAACCGGGATTCCTGCCTACAAGTTCGACGTCGGCGATTTCAAGGCGGTCATGGACACCATGGCGACCATCGTGCACGAGCACGGGCCCATCGACATCCTGGTCAACAATGCCGGCATCACCCGCGACGGCACCCTGATGAAAATGAGCCACGACGACTGGGATGCGGTGATCCGCACCAACCTGACGTCCTGCTTCAACATGGCCAAGGCTGTATTCCCAGGCATGAAGGACCGCCGGTTCGGGCGCATCGTCAATATCGGCTCGGTGAACGGCCAGATGGGCCAGTACGGCCAGGTCAACTACGCCGCCGCCAAGTCGGGCATCCACGGCTTCACCAAGGCGCTGGCCCAGGAAGGGGCGCGCTTCAACATCACGGTGAACGCGGTGGCGCCGGGCTACGTCGATACCGAGATGGTTCGCGCCGTGCCGGCCGAGGTGCTGCAGAAGATCGTCGCCAAGGTCCCCACCGGCCGCCTGGGCCGCGCCCAGGACATTTCTCGCGCCGTGCTGTTCCTGGTCGACGAGGACGCCGACTTCCTCACCGGCTCGACGGTGTCGGTCAACGGCGGTTACCACATGTACTAG
- a CDS encoding HAMP domain-containing histidine kinase codes for MTIFFVMVAEVMIYAPSIGRFRKTYLEERIVRGHLAALALEATPNAMLSEDLEQKLLRQAEVHAVALKRTDMRMLALTDRIPPAVDASFDLRTTAFFEWIRDAFDVLAQDRHRVLRVIGPPPDDPAVVLELILDEAPLREAMVDYSIRILQLSVGISFSTATLVFLALQWLMVRPMRRITASMMAFRTNPDDESATLPPTDRRDEIGIAQRELAVMQEELRSALRQQARLATLGAAVAKINHDLRNSLATAVLVSDRLSNIADPEVQKVTPRLYDAIDRAVSLCSQTLNYVGDSELRIHREPFFLRELVDEVRAALRPEGGAETTFALRNHVQPELTVNADRRHLFRALSNLARNAREAGAATVDVEVYPLPGGHGIAIDVSDDGPGLPQKARDKLFQPFAGSARKGGTGLGLVICRDVVRAHGGDVALVTTNEAGTTFRLTLPAHS; via the coding sequence ATGACGATCTTTTTCGTCATGGTGGCCGAAGTCATGATCTACGCCCCGTCCATCGGCCGCTTCCGCAAGACCTACCTCGAGGAAAGAATCGTTCGCGGACACCTGGCGGCTCTGGCCTTGGAGGCCACGCCCAATGCCATGCTGAGCGAGGACCTGGAGCAGAAGCTCCTGCGCCAGGCGGAGGTCCACGCGGTGGCGCTCAAGCGGACCGACATGCGCATGTTGGCCTTGACCGACCGCATCCCGCCGGCGGTCGATGCCTCCTTCGACCTGCGGACCACCGCCTTCTTCGAGTGGATCCGCGATGCCTTCGACGTCCTGGCCCAGGATCGCCACCGGGTGCTACGGGTGATCGGCCCGCCGCCCGACGATCCGGCGGTGGTCCTTGAATTGATTCTCGACGAGGCGCCGCTGCGCGAAGCCATGGTCGACTATTCGATCCGCATCCTGCAGCTTTCCGTCGGCATCTCCTTCTCGACCGCGACGCTGGTCTTTCTTGCGCTGCAGTGGCTGATGGTGCGGCCAATGCGGCGGATCACCGCCAGCATGATGGCCTTCCGCACCAACCCCGACGACGAGTCCGCCACCCTGCCGCCCACCGATCGCCGGGACGAGATCGGCATCGCCCAACGCGAACTGGCAGTGATGCAGGAAGAGCTACGCTCCGCGCTCCGCCAGCAGGCCCGGCTAGCTACGCTGGGCGCCGCGGTGGCCAAAATCAACCACGACCTGCGCAACAGTTTGGCGACCGCCGTGCTGGTTTCGGATCGTCTCTCCAATATCGCCGACCCCGAGGTCCAGAAGGTTACGCCCCGGCTCTACGACGCCATCGACCGGGCGGTCAGCCTGTGCAGCCAGACTCTCAACTACGTGGGCGATTCCGAACTGCGTATCCACCGCGAACCGTTTTTTTTGCGTGAGCTGGTGGACGAGGTCCGCGCCGCCCTGCGCCCGGAAGGCGGCGCCGAGACGACCTTCGCGTTGCGTAATCATGTCCAACCGGAACTGACCGTCAACGCCGACCGGCGCCACTTGTTCCGCGCCCTAAGCAATCTGGCGCGCAATGCCCGCGAGGCGGGCGCGGCGACGGTCGATGTCGAAGTCTACCCCCTGCCCGGCGGCCACGGCATCGCCATCGACGTTTCCGACGACGGCCCCGGCCTGCCCCAGAAGGCAAGGGACAAGCTGTTTCAGCCCTTTGCCGGCTCGGCACGCAAAGGCGGCACCGGACTGGGGCTGGTGATCTGCCGCGACGTCGTGCGCGCCCATGGGGGCGACGTGGCCCTGGTGACCACCAACGAGGCCGGGACTACCTTCCGGCTTACGCTTCCCGCCCACTCCTGA